A region of Pseudomonas putida DNA encodes the following proteins:
- a CDS encoding methyl-accepting chemotaxis protein produces MKIGIRAASVFALLGALVLGMGLIALYETRQMDKATDEIRVTWMPAVVALSEISSNLGRARAVTLRAALDDNDSERERNLDLLKGINAQLTDGLKDYHDTIIAADDRALFNTFNDAHQQYLDLQTQVVDAISAGHIDQARQQINGPLTLHADTMMKAMAALIAYNGKGAETASLRSSDVADEAFTAIIGALLVIMLALAGIATALTRSIVVPLADALAVAERVATGDLTQDIKVTGRDEPALLLRALGRMQESLRDTLRKIAASSDQLASASEELHTVTEDTSRGLHQQSAEIDQAATAVNQMTAAVEEVANNAVSTADASKGADRTTRDGRDQVNQALASIQHLVEDVTGTSAEIEQLANNANEISRVLDVIGAIAGQTNLLALNAAIEAARAGEAGRGFAVVADEVRALAHRTQQSTAEIEQMIVGIQTGTERAVTAMHSSQGRATGTLEVAQAAGQALEVIAEAIASINQRNLVIASASEEQAQVAREVDRNLVNIRDLAMQTSAGANQTSAAAQDLSRLAVDLNGMVAQFKV; encoded by the coding sequence ATGAAGATCGGCATTCGCGCAGCCAGCGTATTCGCCCTGTTGGGCGCACTGGTGCTGGGCATGGGCCTGATCGCCCTCTACGAGACCCGGCAAATGGACAAGGCCACAGACGAAATCCGGGTCACCTGGATGCCCGCCGTGGTCGCACTCAGTGAAATCAGCAGTAACCTTGGCCGGGCCCGCGCAGTAACGCTGCGAGCGGCGCTGGACGACAATGACAGCGAACGCGAACGCAACCTCGACCTGCTCAAAGGCATCAACGCGCAGCTCACCGATGGCCTCAAGGACTACCACGACACCATCATTGCCGCCGACGACCGCGCCCTTTTCAACACCTTCAACGACGCCCACCAGCAATACCTCGATCTGCAGACACAGGTAGTCGATGCCATTTCCGCCGGGCACATCGACCAGGCCAGGCAGCAGATCAACGGCCCACTGACCCTGCACGCCGACACCATGATGAAGGCCATGGCGGCGCTGATCGCCTACAACGGCAAAGGTGCTGAAACGGCTTCGCTGCGCAGCAGCGATGTGGCTGACGAGGCATTCACCGCCATCATTGGTGCCCTGCTGGTAATCATGCTGGCATTGGCTGGCATCGCCACTGCGCTCACCCGCAGCATCGTCGTGCCCCTGGCCGATGCCCTGGCCGTGGCCGAGCGCGTGGCCACCGGCGACCTGACCCAGGACATCAAAGTCACCGGCCGCGACGAGCCGGCCCTGCTGCTGCGCGCCTTGGGGCGCATGCAAGAGAGCCTGCGCGACACCCTGCGCAAGATCGCTGCATCGTCCGATCAACTGGCCTCAGCGTCGGAAGAGCTGCACACCGTCACCGAAGACACCAGCCGTGGCCTGCACCAACAAAGTGCGGAGATCGACCAGGCCGCCACCGCCGTCAACCAGATGACCGCCGCCGTGGAAGAAGTGGCGAACAACGCGGTGAGTACCGCAGACGCCTCCAAAGGCGCCGACCGCACCACCCGCGACGGTCGCGACCAGGTCAACCAGGCGCTGGCGTCCATCCAGCACCTGGTCGAAGACGTCACCGGCACTTCGGCCGAGATCGAACAACTGGCCAACAACGCCAACGAAATCAGCCGCGTACTCGATGTGATCGGCGCGATCGCCGGCCAGACCAACCTGCTGGCGCTCAACGCCGCCATCGAGGCAGCACGCGCCGGCGAGGCAGGCCGTGGCTTTGCGGTGGTGGCCGACGAGGTGCGCGCCCTGGCTCACCGTACTCAGCAGTCCACGGCGGAGATCGAGCAAATGATCGTGGGCATTCAGACCGGTACCGAGCGTGCAGTGACGGCCATGCACAGCAGCCAAGGGCGCGCCACGGGTACGTTGGAAGTGGCCCAGGCCGCGGGCCAGGCGCTTGAGGTGATTGCTGAAGCAATCGCTTCCATCAACCAGCGCAACCTGGTGATCGCCAGCGCCTCTGAGGAACAGGCGCAGGTGGCGCGGGAGGTGGACCGCAACCTGGTGAATATCCGCGACCTGGCAATGCAGACGTCGGCGGGAGCGAACCAGACCAGTGCGGCGGCGCAGGACCTGTCGCGGTTGGCGGTGGACCTGAATGGCATGGTTGCCCAGTTCAAGGTTTGA
- a CDS encoding purine-cytosine permease family protein, producing MSQPSSQHQFVENHTVDYVPPAERHGKARDLFTLWFSTNIAPLPIVTGAMVVQVFHLNLLWGLIAIVLGHLAGGVVIALASAQGPQLGIPQMVQSRGQFGRYGALLIVFFTALIYVGFFISNIVLAGKTIHGIAPSVPMPGAIVIGALSATAIGVIGYRFIHILNRIGTWVMGSALLAGFIMMFVQELPADFFSRGAFNLSGFIATVSLGTIWQISFSPYTSDYSRYLPKEVGIARPFWATYFGATLGTILCFSFGAVAVLCVPEGTDAMDAVKQATGWLGPILMVLFLLNIISHNALNLYGAVLSIVTAIQTFFAKWTPSIKVRVILASLILLGCGLVALNASADFIGQFIGLILALLLVLVPWASINLIDFYLIKKGQYDIASIFSADGGIYGRFNHHAIIAYACGIAVQLPFANTALYVGPYSNIVEGADLSWLIGLLVTVPLYYCLATRGQSVTNARAVSVND from the coding sequence ATGTCCCAACCGTCATCGCAACACCAGTTTGTCGAGAATCACACGGTCGATTACGTTCCACCTGCCGAGCGCCATGGGAAGGCGCGCGACCTGTTCACCCTCTGGTTCAGCACCAACATTGCGCCACTGCCCATCGTTACCGGCGCCATGGTGGTCCAGGTGTTTCACCTCAACCTGCTGTGGGGGCTGATCGCCATTGTGTTGGGCCATCTTGCCGGGGGCGTGGTCATTGCCCTGGCCTCTGCGCAGGGACCGCAGTTGGGCATTCCGCAGATGGTCCAGAGCCGTGGCCAGTTTGGCCGTTATGGCGCCTTGTTGATCGTGTTCTTCACGGCGCTGATCTATGTCGGCTTCTTCATTTCCAACATCGTGCTGGCGGGCAAGACCATTCATGGCATTGCCCCGAGCGTGCCGATGCCCGGGGCCATCGTCATCGGCGCCCTCAGCGCGACGGCCATTGGCGTGATTGGCTATCGCTTTATCCATATCCTCAACCGCATCGGCACCTGGGTCATGGGCTCGGCGCTGCTGGCCGGCTTCATCATGATGTTCGTCCAGGAGTTGCCGGCTGACTTCTTCAGCCGTGGCGCGTTCAACCTGTCGGGCTTCATCGCCACCGTGTCGCTGGGCACCATCTGGCAGATCAGCTTTTCGCCGTATACCTCCGACTACTCACGTTATCTGCCTAAAGAGGTCGGCATTGCCAGGCCGTTCTGGGCCACCTATTTCGGCGCTACCCTGGGCACCATCCTGTGCTTCAGCTTTGGTGCGGTCGCGGTGTTGTGCGTGCCGGAAGGCACCGACGCGATGGACGCGGTCAAGCAAGCCACTGGCTGGTTGGGCCCGATCCTGATGGTGTTGTTCCTGCTCAACATCATCAGCCACAACGCGCTCAACCTGTATGGCGCGGTGCTGTCGATCGTCACGGCGATCCAGACCTTCTTCGCCAAATGGACGCCGAGCATCAAGGTGCGGGTGATCCTGGCTTCGTTGATTTTGCTGGGCTGTGGGCTGGTGGCGCTGAATGCCTCGGCGGATTTCATCGGCCAGTTCATTGGTTTGATCCTGGCGCTGCTGCTGGTGTTGGTGCCGTGGGCTTCAATCAACCTGATCGACTTCTACTTGATCAAGAAAGGCCAGTACGACATTGCGTCGATCTTCAGTGCCGATGGCGGCATTTATGGCCGCTTCAACCACCACGCGATCATCGCCTATGCCTGTGGGATTGCGGTGCAGCTGCCGTTTGCCAATACGGCGCTGTATGTGGGGCCGTATTCGAACATCGTCGAAGGGGCTGATTTGTCCTGGTTGATCGGGTTGCTGGTGACGGTGCCGCTGTATTACTGCCTGGCGACGCGGGGGCAGAGTGTTACGAATGCGCGGGCTGTCAGCGTGAACGACTGA
- a CDS encoding NAD(P)/FAD-dependent oxidoreductase — MKSNILIIGAGFAGVWSALSAARLLDQAQREDVRISVLAPQPELRIRPRFYEADVHGMKAPLGELFEAVGVHFISGNADSIDADGRRVSYTDAQGQPQQIGYDRLILAAGSHVARPAVPGLAEHSFDVDQMESAIRLEQHLLGLAALPASPARNTVVVCGGGFTGIETATEMPARLRALLGDDSAVRVLVVDRGASVGAALGAGITPSIQAASAQAGVEWLTGTSVVAVDAGGVTLGNGEYIASNTVIWTAGVKASPLTAQVAGERDGAGRLRVDDHLKVIGQAHIYATGDTAWAAVDELGNHALMTCQHAIPMGRHSGNNAAADLLGVDPVIYRQPKYVTCLDLGDWGAAYSEGWERELKLHGQEGKALKRQINSVWIYPPAADRAQALAAADPMIAIV, encoded by the coding sequence ATGAAATCCAACATTCTGATCATCGGTGCCGGCTTTGCCGGTGTCTGGAGCGCCCTGAGCGCTGCTCGCCTGCTGGACCAGGCTCAACGTGAAGACGTCCGTATCAGCGTGCTCGCCCCGCAGCCCGAGCTACGCATTCGCCCACGCTTCTACGAAGCCGATGTGCATGGCATGAAGGCGCCGTTGGGCGAGCTGTTCGAGGCCGTGGGGGTGCATTTCATCTCTGGCAACGCCGACAGCATCGACGCCGACGGGCGCCGCGTGAGCTACACCGATGCCCAAGGGCAGCCCCAGCAGATCGGTTACGACCGCCTCATCCTTGCCGCCGGCAGCCACGTGGCACGCCCGGCCGTACCAGGCCTTGCCGAGCACAGCTTCGATGTCGACCAGATGGAGTCGGCCATACGGCTTGAACAGCACCTGCTGGGGCTGGCCGCCCTGCCCGCCTCCCCGGCGCGCAACACGGTCGTGGTCTGTGGTGGCGGGTTCACCGGGATCGAGACGGCAACCGAAATGCCAGCACGCTTGCGTGCCCTGCTCGGTGACGACAGCGCGGTGCGTGTGCTGGTGGTCGACCGTGGCGCCAGCGTCGGTGCCGCACTGGGCGCCGGCATCACGCCCTCGATTCAGGCCGCCTCTGCACAGGCCGGTGTCGAGTGGCTGACCGGCACGTCAGTGGTGGCGGTCGATGCCGGCGGCGTGACCCTGGGCAATGGCGAGTACATCGCCAGCAACACGGTGATCTGGACCGCAGGCGTCAAGGCCAGCCCCTTGACCGCACAGGTTGCTGGCGAACGAGACGGTGCCGGCCGTCTGCGAGTCGACGACCACCTGAAAGTGATCGGCCAGGCGCACATCTATGCCACCGGCGACACCGCATGGGCCGCCGTCGACGAGCTGGGCAACCACGCCCTGATGACCTGCCAGCACGCCATCCCTATGGGCCGCCACTCCGGCAACAATGCCGCCGCCGATTTGCTGGGTGTGGACCCGGTCATCTACCGCCAGCCCAAGTACGTCACCTGCCTTGACCTGGGTGATTGGGGTGCGGCCTACAGCGAGGGCTGGGAGCGTGAGCTGAAGCTGCACGGCCAAGAAGGCAAGGCCCTCAAACGCCAGATCAACTCGGTGTGGATCTACCCACCTGCCGCAGACCGTGCGCAGGCACTGGCCGCTGCCGACCCAATGATCGCGATCGTTTGA
- a CDS encoding flavin reductase family protein, with protein sequence MIDATVYKNVLGSFPSGVTVITTLDDDGSVVGLTASAFSSLSMDPPLVLFCPNYSSDSYPVLIKQKRFAIHLLSGEQQAEAYAFAKKGKDKATGIEWTLSALGNPLLANATAIIECELWREYEGGDHAIMVGKVHNLIVPEQAPQPMIYCRGKMASLPAFA encoded by the coding sequence ATGATCGACGCAACCGTCTACAAGAACGTCCTGGGCTCCTTCCCGTCCGGCGTTACCGTCATCACCACCCTGGACGACGACGGCTCGGTCGTCGGCCTCACCGCCAGCGCCTTCTCTTCCTTGTCGATGGACCCGCCGCTGGTGCTGTTCTGCCCCAACTACAGCTCCGATTCCTACCCTGTGCTGATCAAGCAAAAGCGCTTCGCGATTCACCTGCTTTCCGGTGAACAGCAAGCCGAAGCCTATGCCTTCGCGAAAAAGGGCAAGGACAAGGCCACCGGCATCGAGTGGACCCTGAGCGCGCTGGGCAACCCCTTGCTGGCCAATGCCACCGCTATCATCGAATGCGAACTGTGGCGCGAATATGAAGGTGGCGACCACGCCATCATGGTCGGCAAGGTGCACAACCTGATCGTCCCCGAGCAGGCCCCGCAGCCGATGATCTATTGCCGCGGCAAGATGGCCAGCCTGCCCGCCTTCGCCTGA
- a CDS encoding LLM class flavin-dependent oxidoreductase produces MKFSLFVHMERWDEQVSHRQLFEDLTELTLMAEHGGFSTVWIGEHHAMEYTISPSPMPLLAYLAARTEKIRLGAGTIIAPFWNPIRVAGECALLDVISNGRMEVGLARGAYQFEFDRMANGMPATDGGKALREMVPVVRKLWEGDYAHDGEVYKFPTSTSVPKPFNAVPPMWIAARDPDSHNFAVANGCNVMVTPLMKGDEEVLDLKNKFQAALDNNPDVPRPQLMVLRHTHVHSPSEPEGWKVGAQAISRFYRTFDAWFGNKTVPVNGFLEPSPESKFAEVPAFQLENIRKNTMIGTPEEIIARIKYYQELGVDEFSFWCDNSLPHAEKKKSLELFINEVVPAFA; encoded by the coding sequence ATGAAATTTTCGTTGTTCGTACACATGGAACGTTGGGATGAACAGGTCAGCCACCGCCAGCTGTTCGAAGACCTGACCGAACTGACCCTGATGGCCGAGCACGGCGGTTTCAGCACCGTGTGGATCGGTGAACACCACGCCATGGAATACACCATCTCGCCAAGCCCGATGCCGCTGCTGGCCTACCTCGCCGCACGCACCGAGAAAATCCGCCTGGGCGCCGGCACCATCATCGCGCCGTTCTGGAACCCGATCCGCGTGGCCGGCGAATGCGCCCTGCTCGACGTGATCAGCAACGGCCGCATGGAAGTGGGCCTGGCCCGCGGCGCCTACCAGTTCGAGTTCGACCGCATGGCCAATGGCATGCCCGCCACCGACGGTGGCAAGGCCCTGCGCGAGATGGTGCCGGTGGTGCGCAAGCTGTGGGAAGGCGACTACGCCCACGACGGTGAGGTGTACAAGTTCCCCACCTCCACCAGCGTGCCGAAACCCTTCAACGCCGTACCGCCGATGTGGATCGCCGCGCGCGACCCGGACTCGCACAACTTCGCCGTGGCCAACGGCTGCAACGTCATGGTCACCCCACTGATGAAGGGTGACGAAGAAGTGCTGGACCTGAAAAACAAGTTCCAGGCTGCGCTGGACAACAACCCGGATGTGCCGCGCCCGCAATTGATGGTGCTGCGCCACACCCACGTGCACAGCCCGTCCGAGCCTGAAGGCTGGAAGGTCGGCGCCCAGGCCATTTCGCGTTTCTACCGCACCTTCGATGCCTGGTTCGGCAACAAGACCGTGCCGGTCAATGGTTTCCTGGAGCCTAGCCCCGAGTCGAAGTTTGCCGAAGTACCGGCGTTCCAGCTGGAGAACATCCGCAAGAACACCATGATCGGCACGCCCGAAGAAATCATCGCGCGCATCAAGTACTACCAGGAGCTCGGTGTCGACGAGTTCAGCTTCTGGTGCGACAACAGCCTGCCCCACGCCGAGAAGAAGAAGTCGCTCGAGCTGTTCATCAACGAAGTGGTGCCGGCGTTCGCCTGA